The proteins below come from a single Papaver somniferum cultivar HN1 chromosome 11, ASM357369v1, whole genome shotgun sequence genomic window:
- the LOC113320424 gene encoding uncharacterized protein LOC113320424, whose product MQQKKGTHYNEMLEMFKRVNINIPFLEAIKQIPAYAKFLKDLCTQKRKLNVHKRTFLAEQVSSIIQNKTPPKFRDPGFPTISCTIGDHTVDKALLDLGASVNRFPYLVYVQLGLGDLKPTPITLQLADRSVKVPRGVVEDVLIKVDKLYFPADFIVLDTQPVQNPDCHIPVILGRPFLATSNAIINCRHGVLKLSFGNMTVELNVFNVSQQPMDLKDNDVHEINMIESLIQDSLSNTLSVDPLLACMENFNLDLYDAEYISEVHSLLESVPHMDVTKWQTKVEPLPLSDFKSVPSLD is encoded by the coding sequence ATGCAACAGAAGAAAggcacccattacaatgagatgttagagatgttcaaaagagtcaacatcaacatcccatttcttgaggcaattaagcaaatccctgcatatgccaaattcctcaaggatttgtgtacacaaaagcgaaagcttaatgtgcacaaacgtacctttctagctgagcaggtgagttccatcattcaaaataagactccacctaagtttagagaCCCAGGTTTTCCAACAATATCTTGTACTATAGGCGACCATACTGTCGATAAGGCTTTGCTAGACTTAGGAGCAAGTGTAAACCGATTTCCGTATTTAGTATATGTGCAATTAGGTCTTGGAGATTTGAAACCAACACCTATAACTCTGCAATTGGCGGACAGATccgtcaaagttcctcgtggtgtggttGAGGACGTTTTAATCAAGGTTGATAAACTTTATTTTCCCGCGGACTTCATTGTTTTAGATACTCAACCCGTGCAAAACCCTGACTgccacattcctgtcattttaggacgtcccttcttggcgacgtccaatgcaatTATCAATTGTCGTCATGGAGTGTTGAAATTGTCGTTTGGTAACATGACTGTGGAattgaatgtgtttaatgttagtcaacaacctATGGATCTTAAAGATAATGATGTGCATGAAATTAATATGATTGAAAGTTTGATTCAAGATTCATTGTCTAACACTTTATCGGTTGATCCTTTGCTAGCATGTATGGAAAATTTTAACTTGGATCTGTATGATGCTGAATACATTAGTGAAGTCCactctttgctcgaatctgtgcCTCATATGGACgtcactaaatggcagactaaAGTGGAACCACTCCCACTTTCTGATTTTAAGTCTGTTCCTTCCCTTgattga